The sequence GAAATTCAGCCGAGCGCGGTGATTCTGGATATGCGCTTGCCGGATCAATCCGGTCTCTACGTTCTCGATCAACTGAAGCGCACGCCGGCCACCCGCCATATTCCGGTTCATGTTGTTTCTGTTGCGGATAACACCTGTACGGCGCGGGAACTGGGTGCGGTCGGGTACGCGATCAAACCCGTTAAACGTGAAGAGCTGATTTCCGCGCTCCGCAAACTGGAATCGAAGCTGGACCAGACTGTCCGCCGCATTTTGATTGTCGAAGACGACGATCGCCAGCGCGAAAGCATTCAACGGCTGCTCGAAAGCCCCGGCGTGCAGCTTACGGCTGTGGCCTCGGCGGCGGAAACACTCGAACAACTTCGAGCGGCCACCTTCGACTGCGTTGTAATGGATCTCGGCCTGAATGACATGACCGGATACGACCTTCTGGATCGAATGGCAAATGAAGAGGCGTATTCATTTCCGCCGGTGATCATATATACAGGCCGTGTACTGGAGCCGTTGGATGAACAGCGGCTTCGACGCTACTCGCAGTCCATCATTATCAAGGGCGCCCGCTCTCCAGAGAGACTCCTGGATGAGGTTACGCTCTTTCTGCATCAGGTGGAGTCGAGACTTCCCGCCGACCAGCAGCGGATGCTGCGTCTGGTACGCGACCGCGACAGCGTTCTTGAAGGACGGCGGATACTGGTGGTCGAAGATGACGTCCGCAGCATTTTCGCCATTACGAGCATTCTTGAACCTAAGGGAGCGAAGATCGAGATTGCCCGCAACGGAAAAGAAGCGATTGAAATTGTCGAGCGCGGCCTGAAGCAAAAGCCGATTCCAAGCGCAGGCCTCGCCAGTGAATCAGGCCCGATCGATCTTGTGTTGATGGATATCATGATGCCCGAAATGGATGGGCTGACGGCGACCCGGCAAATCCGGAGCAGAGGTGAATTTGCGCGTCTTCCGATTATTGCGCTCACTGCCAAGGCAATGCCGGACGATCGCGAGCAATGCATTGCCGCCGGCGCCAACGACTACATCTCAAAACCCCTGGATGTGGATAAGCTCGTCTCGTTAACCCGTGTATGGATGCCCAAGTCATGAAAGTCAAAACGGACGCCCGGCAAGATGCCCGCATCGATATTGAAACAGAACTCCTGCTGGAAGCGATCTACCGGAAATACCACTATGATTTTCGCGGGTATGTGCGGCCGCCCTTGCAGCGCAGACTTGCAGAAGCGCTTCCAAAGTTCGGCTGTCGTACATTGTCAGCGCTTCAGGACCGGCTCATTCATGACCCGATGGTGTTGTCGGCGGTGTTGGATCGCCTGACGATACAGTTCAGCGAAATGTTTCGCGATCCTTCTTACTTCCGTTCCCTGAGGGAAGATGTAATGCCGATCCTCCGCACGTATCCTTCATTGAAGGTCTGGTGTGCAGGCTGCGGTTCCGGTGAAGAGGCTTATTCGCTGGCCATTCTGTTCCGAGAGGAAGGATTACTGGAACGAACCACAATCTACGCGACGGACATCAATCGCGACGCTCTGAGAAAGGCCGAAGCTGGTATTTATAATATCGAGCGAATGCCCGCCTTCAGCAGGAATTATCAGCAGACAGGCGCATCGGGATCGCTCTCTGACTATTACACTGCGGCGTATGGGGCGGTCACATTGGACAAATCATTGCAGCGTCATATTCTTTTCGCGGACCACAGCCTTGCCACCGATCAGGTATTCTCAGAAGTGCATTTCGTTTCGTGCCGCAATGTCCTCATTTATTTTGACCGGGAGCTTCAATCGCATTGTTTTGGACTGTTCGACGAATCGCTATGCCACAGAGGGTTCCTCGGTCTTGGAGCCCAGGAAACGTTGCGCTCCGCGAAATGGGCAAATCGTTTTGAACCGGTCGCCGTCAAGGACCGGATTTTTCGCAAAATACGATGAGGGCTCTCTGAAGGAGTTGTAATGGCAAATACAATCGCGAAAGTGCTTCTGGTAGATGACCACATGGACAATCTTACCGTTCTTGAAGCCGTGCTGAAGTCAGACGACCTTCAATTGCTGAAAGCGAGATCCGGCCGCGAGGCCCTGGAAATCCTTCTTGCCCATGAAATTGCGCTTGCGCTGATCGACGTACAGATGCCGGAGATGGACGGGTTGGAGCTTGCGCAGCTCATGCGAGGAACCGAAAGATCAAGGAGGATTCCGATTCTATTCATTACCGCTTCGTTGCACAATCCACAGAGGGTTTTCAAAGGATATTCACTCGGCGCCGTCGATTTCATATTCAAACCGGTGGAGCCGCATATCTTGAAAACCAAGGTCGACGTGTTTGTCCAGCTTCACCGGCAGAACCGGCAAATCGCCGAACAGCTCGAAGAGCAGCACGAAATACTCAGGCTCAACGAACTGTTATCCGCAGCAATCGCCCATGATTTGCGAAATCCACTGCAGAGCATCGCCGCTGGAGCGGCAGTGGTTCTTCAGAAATCCAGCGACGAATGCATCGTCCGCTCGACCGCCGAGCGCATCCATGCGAGTTGTGTCCGAATGACAAAACTGATTGAGGACCTCCTCGACTTTTCAAACCTTCGATTAACGGGGTCTTTCCCTGTGAAGCCCGCGGGCACGAGCTTGCTGGAAATCGTGAAGAAGGTCATCGCGGAACACGAGTTGGCCGATGCAACAGCCACTATCAACCTTACTGCGATTGGCGACTTGCAGGGGACGTGGGACGAATCGCGCATGTGCCAGGCAGTCTCGAATCTAATTGGCAATGCGCTCAACCACGGTGATCGCAGTGAACCGGTTACTATTGTGCTGAACGGCGCTCACCCGGATGACATCGTCTGCTCGGTCCACAATAAGGGGCATATTCCGGATTCGGTTTTGCCGTACGTTTTCGACCCGTTCAGGTCCTCTGCATCAAAGGGCTCTGGTGTGAGCGGGCTCGGCTTAGGTTTGTACATCGTTGCGCAGATTGTGAAGACTCATGGCGGTTCCATTGGCGTAGACTCCAAACCGGACACGGGAACCGGTTTTACGATAGAGCTGCCGCGGCACGTTCCCGGTGCCCACCAGATGCGAATGGAGCGCTGCCTGGGCGCCTGATCCTGTTCCTCTTCGCGGCCTATACCAAAGTGTAGTTCTACACGCTCTAAGTAGAATAGCTATCCAGCCGCGGCAACCCTACTATCGAACAATGCGATTTCCGGAAGGTGTGATCTCGGTTGTTGATGACGACGAATCGGTTCGCGCGTCAACCGGGAATCTACTCCGATCCGTTGGCTATCGAGTCGAAACTTTTGCAGCGGCCCATGATCTCCTGAATTCAAGAGCGCTCGAAGAAACCGGCTGTCTGCTTCTGGATTTCCGCATGCCGGGCATCGATGGCTTGCAGTTGCAACGGCGCCTGCACGACGGCGGCTTCCGTATTCCGATCATCTTCATCACCGCGTTCGATGATAGATTTCTGCGGCAAAGGGCAATGGAGTGCGGCGCAGTAAACGTGCTGCACAAGCCATTCGATGCGGCGCTCCTCCTGGAGGCCGTCCGGATCGCGCTGCATCGAAGCCGCTCGGCACACATTCCTCATGCAAAACTCATGGAAGCCGCGGAGTCTTGTCTCACCGAAACGGCTGAAGTGACCCGCGTTTTATCGGCACGGGAATCCGAACACCTTGGCGAATGTTCCGAGTGCGTTGATGCGCTTGCAAATATGGTCCGTGAAATGGTTCGCGGCCGTCACGAAAAGAAAGCTCAGGCAATGGGATCAGACGAGTGATTCATCAGCTTCCAGATTCGAATTCCACGATGCTCAAACGTCCGAACTTGTAAGGCTCCTGATCCAAATCGCGGGCGGGAACCAATCACAACGGTTATCTCAATGAGAATACGAAGTTCTCAG is a genomic window of Terriglobia bacterium containing:
- a CDS encoding response regulator codes for the protein MRFPEGVISVVDDDESVRASTGNLLRSVGYRVETFAAAHDLLNSRALEETGCLLLDFRMPGIDGLQLQRRLHDGGFRIPIIFITAFDDRFLRQRAMECGAVNVLHKPFDAALLLEAVRIALHRSRSAHIPHAKLMEAAESCLTETAEVTRVLSARESEHLGECSECVDALANMVREMVRGRHEKKAQAMGSDE
- a CDS encoding response regulator codes for the protein MANTIAKVLLVDDHMDNLTVLEAVLKSDDLQLLKARSGREALEILLAHEIALALIDVQMPEMDGLELAQLMRGTERSRRIPILFITASLHNPQRVFKGYSLGAVDFIFKPVEPHILKTKVDVFVQLHRQNRQIAEQLEEQHEILRLNELLSAAIAHDLRNPLQSIAAGAAVVLQKSSDECIVRSTAERIHASCVRMTKLIEDLLDFSNLRLTGSFPVKPAGTSLLEIVKKVIAEHELADATATINLTAIGDLQGTWDESRMCQAVSNLIGNALNHGDRSEPVTIVLNGAHPDDIVCSVHNKGHIPDSVLPYVFDPFRSSASKGSGVSGLGLGLYIVAQIVKTHGGSIGVDSKPDTGTGFTIELPRHVPGAHQMRMERCLGA
- a CDS encoding CheR family methyltransferase; translation: MKVKTDARQDARIDIETELLLEAIYRKYHYDFRGYVRPPLQRRLAEALPKFGCRTLSALQDRLIHDPMVLSAVLDRLTIQFSEMFRDPSYFRSLREDVMPILRTYPSLKVWCAGCGSGEEAYSLAILFREEGLLERTTIYATDINRDALRKAEAGIYNIERMPAFSRNYQQTGASGSLSDYYTAAYGAVTLDKSLQRHILFADHSLATDQVFSEVHFVSCRNVLIYFDRELQSHCFGLFDESLCHRGFLGLGAQETLRSAKWANRFEPVAVKDRIFRKIR